The Falco peregrinus isolate bFalPer1 chromosome 12, bFalPer1.pri, whole genome shotgun sequence genome has a segment encoding these proteins:
- the PAQR9 gene encoding membrane progestin receptor epsilon, with the protein MSDAAGGGGGGEAQSHRGSSAGGCGSSGSASPGRRRRRGAAAGGGPGAAGGPGAGGASSMPAGEGDKEEAAPPPRPAALLRWDEVPEDFVECFILSGYRRLHCSAQECLASVLQPTNETLNFWTHFIPLLLFLSRFGQLLLLRGAGDVPFHHPALLPLWCYASGVLLTFAMSCTAHLFSCLSPRLRAAFFYLDYASISYYGFASTVAYSYYLLPGLSLLDAGAMSRYVQQRLGWQLDCSLPIAAYRALVLPVALALAVGCTAACCRSRAACCAYPFAVRTFVFAMPLSMACPIMLESLLFDLRTRNPTLFVYFYRRYFWLLVAAFFNVSKIPERIQPGLFDIVGHSHQLFHIFTFLSIYDQVHYVEDGLAEFLKAPLAAPTYLGTVGYMLLLTLCLAVVVRRFLKVADLCKQD; encoded by the coding sequence ATGAGTGATgctgccgggggcggcggcggcggcgaggcgCAGAGCCACCGCGGCTCCTCCGCCGGCGGCTGCGGGAGCAGCGGCTCTGCCtcgcccgggcggcggcggcggcggggcgcggcggcgggcggcgggccgggggcggccggggggcccggggccggcggggccaGCAGCATGCCGGCCGGCGAGGGGGACAAGGAGGAGGCGGCGCCGCCTCCTCGCCCTGCCGCCCTGCTGCGGTGGGACGAGGTGCCCGAGGACTTCGTGGAGTGCTTCATCCTCTCGGGCTACCGGCGGCTGCACTGCTCGGCACAGGAGTGCCTGGCCTcggtgctgcagcccaccaACGAGACCCTCAACTTCTGGACCCACTTCATCCcgctgctgctcttcctcagccGCTTCGggcaactgctgctgctgcggggcgCCGGGGACGTGCCCTTCCACCACCcggccctgctgcccctctggTGCTACGCCTCGGGGGTGCTGCTCACCTTCGCTATGAGCTGCACGGCCCACCTCTTCAGCTGCCTCTCCCCGCGCCTCCGTGCCGCCTTCTTCTACCTGGACTATGCCTCCATCAGCTACTACGGCTTCGCCAGCACCGTGGCCTACTCCTACtacctgctgccagggctgagccTGCTGGATGCTGGTGCCATGAGCCGCTATGTGCAGCAgcggctgggctggcagctggacTGCAGCCTGCCCATCGCGGCCTACCGTGCCCTGGTGCTGCCGGTGGCCCTGGCGCTGGCCGTGGGCTGCACGGCCGCCTGCTGCCGCAGCCGTGCCGCCTGCTGCGCCTACCCCTTTGCCGTGCGCACCTTCGTCTTTGCTATGCCGCTGAGCATGGCCTGCCCCATCATGCTGGAGAGCCTTCTCTTTGACCTCCGCACCCGCAACCCCACGCTCTTCGTCTACTTCTACCGGCGCTACTtctggctgctggtggctgcctTCTTCAACGTCAGCAAAATCCCCGAGCGGATCCAGCCGGGGCTCTTCGACATCGTGGggcacagccaccagctctTCCATATCTTCACCTTCCTCAGCATCTACGACCAGGTGCATTACGTGGAGGATGGGCTGGCCGAGTTCCTCAAGGCACCCCTGGCCGCCCCCACCTACCTGGGCACTGTGGGGTATATGCTGCTCCTGACGCTGTGCCTGGCCGTGGTCGTCAGGAGGTTCCTCAAGGTCGCAGACCTCTGCAAGCAGGACTAG